In Methanothermobacter tenebrarum, the sequence CATAAAATTTGAATTCAACATCAAGGATCCTTTTACCAATGAGTTTTTTAAGATTCTCCCTACAATCATCTATAATATCTTCTCCCAACTAAATCACCTTACTACTATTTTATTCCATCAACAATTATAAACCTTTTACATGATCAAAAATCCTACCATAATCTTCAAATACCATCCCAATATCATCCAATCCCCTGATTATCCTTTTAAAGGTTTTAGACGTGCACTTTAACATTATAGGGGTTATATTTTCAGATAAAAATGATTCAACATCCTTCATCTCCTCATATCTCCTCTGTGAATGATAAGCCGAACTTATAACCCTTGAAATTGCACGCTCCCTAAAACCCGCACCCTCCGTCTCCTCAAGTATTTCCAACAAATCCCCATCAAGGCCCATCCGATACGCTGCTAAGAGAGTCTCCCATAAAAGTGCTGAGACACCCTTCGTATAAGAACTCCTCAACATTTTAAGTGCAGAAGCATCACCAACCTCCACACCCCTAACCTCTATATTAAACCCATAATCATTTAACCTGGCAAATTCATGGGCATAATCCCCTGATGCTAAAATTTTAACCCCCAAATCCCTACTTATACGTCCCATGATAGCAGCATCAACCACCTTACCATTCATTATATAACTGAGGGCTTTTTTCACAGTAGAAGGCGCAATATTATTTACATCAACATAAACCCCCCTAACATGATCACCAACTTCCCTGGCGACCTTCACAGCCACCCCAGGGGTGACCGCAGAGATCACCATATCAGATCTTCTAGAAACATCCACAATATCATCACATTCAGTAACCCCCAGATCATGTGCCAATCTCCTCGTACGTTCACTCCTCCCCCTTGTAGCGGTTAAAACTTCAACTCCCCCATCTAAAAGTTTCAAGGCCATGGTAGATGCCACTTCCCCAAAACCTATAAAACCCACCTTAATAATATCAAACCTCCCACAAGCCCCCCAACAACATGGGGGGTGGTTACTAATTAATTTTTATCATCACATTAGATCCTACCCTAACTCCAATATCCTTCGCTATGGCCGTGCACTTGGCATTTAATAGGCAAAATACTGGTTTTTTGTCAAGTGGAGCTTCTGTTAGGCCCTCATAATTGCCAAGGCCCTTGGCTATTATAACTTGGGAATTGTCAAATATTTTCCTGAATTCATCTGAAAATTCATGGTAGATTACACCCACTGAATCTGTTCCAGTTGTAACAATATCCGCGATTTTATTGAGTCCCGCTTCTAAAGCATCCTCTACGCAAGCATCATTGAGAATAGGCTCATCTTTAACAGCGACTGTAACACTCACATCATAATCCAAGAGTTTCTCTATGAGTAACTTGTCGAATATGATCTCACCAGTATTATCCGCGAGATAGAGTACCCTACTGGATTTTTTCAGATCCTCTTCGAGGATTCTAGTATGGTTCACCTCCAAGGGGGAGTTGAGGGATTCTACAACCACTTTTTCATGGTCGAATTCGAGTCCAAGGGCTCCGAAGTCTATTATGTTACCTGTTATCGCCACCTTCACGAAATCTTCAAGGTTTTCATTATCTTCTAGGAACTTCCTGGCAATTGGCAGAAAATCCTGAGCGATCTTGTTACATCTTCTCTTTTCACTAGCATAAGGGTCCCTGTTCCCCGTCATCTTTTTGATGAGTCTATGGATACTAGTGCCTATCTCATTGGATACCGCCCCTTCCTTAAACGTGGAATCGAGTAAACTTATTATCCTTTTCATTATTTTGAATTTTAGTTTCTCATCATCTGTCGCAAGATCCAATGCTTCTCTTGCTTGTCTGAGAAAACATGGAGCACATTCATAGTATACTCTCATGATACTATCCACCATATATTACCCTGATAACCTCTATAATATCGCCATCATCCACCTGTTCCTCTTCAACTACTATTTCACCATTCTTTTTAACCACAACAGCTTCTAGGGGGATGTCGAAATCTTTAAGAACATCCTTAATGGTTAATTTTTCCTTGATCTTCATTGCCTTTTTCTCATCATCTATTATGAGAGTGAATTTCATCTTGTAACCTCCCTATCTCCCCAAGGAGAGTGCAAGCCCTGCATAAGTCTCTAGTGGATGGCTGACCACACCTCACACACTCTCTTAATATGGACTCCTCCTTAAGCTCTTTTTCCAAAGCCTTTCTGATTTTTTCATGACCCCTCAAAGTAGAATATAAGATGGTGGGATGATCCTTTCTTAATCCTGTTAGGATTGTGCCTATTTTTTTCCTGAAGGAAGTTTTCCGGTATGGACATTCCTCCAGGTGGACGTTCAGGCCCTTCGCCATTACATATGCTGTAACTTCTTCTTCTGGGATTTCTCTGAGTGGTTTGATCTTGGTTACAAATTTTTGTGAATAGGTTGCGGGGCCTATCCTTGTGAGGTTTTCTATGTTCCCTTCTAGGTAATTCATTACTATTGCCTGGACTTCATCGTCAAGGTTGTGTCCGGTTGCTATCTTATCTGCTCCGAGTTTTTTGGCTTCCTTGTTGAGTATCCATCTTCTGAGCACTCCACAGTATGTGCATGCTTTCCTTGAGGGGTTTAATGCCATTATCTCGTCTATTGTTATCTTGAAGTGTTTTTTGAATGAGAATATGTGTTGTGGTATTCCAAGTTCTCTACAAGTTTTTGACGCGTATTCTATCCCCTTTTCTCGGTAGTCTCCTATGCCTTCGTTGACTGTTATTGCCTCGAGTTCTATTATGTTCCTCTCTGAAAGGATTGATAGTATATCTAGTACTGTTGTACTGTCCTTTCCACCTGAAAGGGCGACTAGTACTCTATCGTCTTTTTTTATTAGTTTGTATTTTTTTATGTCCTTGAGGACTTTCCTTTGGAGTGTTTTAATGAAGCATTCTTTGCATAGGTGTTGTCCCGAGTATTTTCTGTGGATGATAACATTTTCTGAGCCACATTTTGTACATAACATTATTCTGCTCCCTAGAATAGTTATAGTTTGAATGGTTTCCGGAAGAGTTCAAGGTCCTGTCTGTAGTCTTTTCCTGTGACGAGTGCTATTTCGGCTTTTTGTAATTCGGCTCCGAGGTATGCGGCATGTTCTAGGCGGGTTACAAGGTTCTTTTTTATGATCTCCTCGTAAAGTTTCTTGGCATTATCTGATACTAGGGCAATCTGTGGTTCCATGTTTTTGTAGTGTATCACTTTTATTTTATCATCTTCTACTAGTATCTTGAAACTTCCTGCCTTGTCTTGTATGAATTCGATCCCGCCTTGTGCTTCGATGATGGGGACTTCTATTTTTTCTTTTACCTTTTCATGCTTTCTCTTGTCCTTGAAGAGTATGAGGTCTATGCCTAGGTTTTTGGGGATTGATTTTCTATTTTTTGCAAGGAACATCATGCGTGATGCTACTGCGAGTTCATATGCGCTGCCCTTGTTTTTACCGCTTACTTCTGGCGTGAAGAGGATGCCCGCGCCTAATTCCATGCCCATGCCTGCTAGCAGGGCGTTCACCCCTGTTGAGTCTACATCTATGAGTTCCGCGACATTTCCCGCGCCAAAAAATATTGGCTCCGGGTTTCTTGATGTGTATTCTCTGCAGGCTTTTATTGAATCTACAATACTTTTACTGTTGACAGGATCCAAGATGGGATCCGGGATAACATCTATACTCTTACATTTTCTCTTTAGGGATTCTAGGGATTTTACCTTTTCCTCGGCCGTTTCAGGTATCCAACCTCGGTTATAATCTGTTGGTAGTATAACTGCTGGTATGTTTTTTTCTTCTAGCAGGGGTAATACTTCCTTGTAGTTTCCATGATCGAGACTTAGAACCAGATCTGCGCCGGCTTTAACAGCTACTTCTATCTCATCAGGGTTTAGAGTGTCGATACTCACTGGTAGGTTACCAGCCACCCTTTTCACTGTTCTTATTATTTCTGGTATCTGTTTTGATAAGTCTTCGCCTGGTATTGTCCTGATGTCTATTATGTCGGCTCCGCTTTTCATGAGGTAGTTGACCTGTTTTACTAATTGTTCTTTTTTTAGGAATGGTGCCTTTGCAACTTCTGCCAGGACTCTCATGGGGAAGTCTCTTCCAACTGGGAGTTCTCCTACAAGGATGTTTTCCTCTTTTTTTAATAGTTTTTCACGTTTTTTTTCATCCTCTTCAAAATCCTTTATAAACTTAAGGGCCCTTTTCCGCTGTTCTTCTTCTATTAGTCTGTCAGCGGCTTTCTTGGGTGATAGTTTCAGCCTATCTAATAGATCAAGTACTATTGGGAGATCTGCCGCGTCTGTGGGTCCCTTATAGGCTGGGATTCCTGTCTCTTTTGTTATTATACTAGCATCCCTGGGTATTAGGCCTGGTATAAGTATGAGGTCTAGGTCTGAGATGATGGAATCATCTAGTTTTTTTATTTCATTTATTATCCGGCGGGGGGTTAGAAAGGCTGCTATGAGTATGTCCGCGATATGGACATGTACATCATGTTTTTTAGTGGATGAGGCTTTTATTACGAGTTCTCCTGCGAGTTTTCCTGTGATTATAAGTACTTTCATTTTATCCCCCTCTGATTTAAATTTGACCATCATGTATATATACTAAAATTTTATAATGATTAACAATGAAAAATTGGAGGTAGACCATGATCGAAATCCGATTTCATGGACGCGGCGGACAAGGTGCCGTCACAGCAGCAGAAATCCTCGCAAAAGCCGCGTTCGAGGATGGAAAGTACTCACAGGCCTTTCCATTCTTTGGCGTGGAAAGAAGAGGCGCCCCCGTCATGGCCTTCACAAGACTAGATGAAAAACCCATACGAAGAAGACATCAAATTTACAACCCTGATTATGTTGTTGTACTAGATGACGGCCTCCTAGAAGTCGTTGACGTATTCGCAGGACTAAAAACCAATGGCGCAGTCATAATAAACACAAGGGAACAACCCCAAACACCTCCAGGAGCCAAAAAGTATACAATAGACGCTACAGGCATAGCATTAGAAATCCTGGGCCGACCAATTGTAAACACGACAATGCTCGGAGCATTCGCAGGTGCAACAGGAGAAGTGACAATAGACGCCATCATAAAAATAATCAAGGAAACATTCCCCGGCAAAATCGGGGAAAAGAACGCAGAGGCTGCTAAAAAAGCCTATGAGAAGTTGAAAGGGTGAATGTAAATGGAAATAGGAGCCACCGTAAAAGAACCCGGAAGCACCCGCAGAAACAAAACAGGCAGCTGGAGAACCTTCAAACCAATCCTAGACAAGGAAAAGTGTATAGAATGCGACAACTGCATACTATTCTGTCCAGACGCATGCATAAACCCCGAATATGAGATAGATTACGATTACTGTAAAGGATGCGGGATATGCGCAGAAGAATGCCCCGTAAAAGCGATAAAAATGGAAAGGGAAAGATAAAAAGACTGGAGTGGGAAAAATGACACTAAAGATAATATCAACAAATCGGGCAGTCGCAGAAGCCGTGAAACTCGCCAAACCACAAGTAATACCAGTCTATCCAATAACGCCACAAACATCCATATCAGAGTACCTGGCACAATTCGTAGCCAACGGCGAACTAGAAGCAGAATACATACGAGTAGAATCAGAACACAGCGCCATGAGCGCATGCATAGGAGCATCAGCAACAGGTGTAAGAGTATTCACAGCAACATCATCCCAAGGACTAGCACTAATGCACGAAATGCTCTTCGCAGCAGCAGGCCTCAGAAACCCCATCGTAATGGCCAACGCCAACAGATCACTATCAGCCCCCCTAAGCATATGGAACGACCACCAAGACTCCATAGCAGAAAGAGACTCAGGCTGGATACAAGTATACGTTGAAAGCGCGCAAGAAGCCTTCGATTCCATGCTCATATCCTATAAAGTGTCAGAAAACAAAAAAGTACTCCTACCCAGCATGGTCTGCCTAGACGGGTTCATACTAACACACACAGTAGAACCAGTTGAAATACTCCCAGAAGAAGAAGTAGACAACTTCCTACCAGAATATAAACCAGAACATGCCATACTAGACCCAGAAAATCCAATGTCCCTCGGAACATTCACAGACCCAAACTACTACATGGAAGCAAGATACCAAATCGAAGAAGCCACACAAAACTCCAAAAAAATCATAGAAAAAGTCAACAAAGAATTCAATGAAACATTCAACCGCAAATACAACTTCGTTGAAGAATACAAATGCGAAGATGCTGAAATCGTGCTCGTGGCAATGGGATCACTCTGCAGCACCCTAAAAGAACTAGTCGATGAATTCAGAAAAGAAGGTAAAAAAGTCGGCCTACTCAAAGTAAGAGTATACAGGCCATTCCCAGATAAAGAAATCTACAATGCAATAAAAGACGCTGACAAAATAGCAGTCCTTGATAAAAACATCACATTTAGCATGGGGGGAGCCCTCTACACAGATATGATGGCGAAAATACACGACAAAGAAATCTACAACTTCATCCTAGGATTAGGAGGACGCGACATAACACCCCAAAATATCAAAGAGATTGTAGAAAAAACAGAAAAACCAGAAAAGGACATCACATGGATCGGATTAAAGGAGGAATCCTAGATGGAAATCCCTAAAGAAGAACTCCTCGCCCCAGGCCACCGTGGCTGCGCAGGCTGCGGCGCAACCCTAGGCGTAAGATTAGCACTAAAAGTCCTAGGCAAAAATACAATAGCAGTTTCAGCAACCGGCTGCCTAGAAGTTATCACAACACCCTACCCCGAGACAGCATGGGAAATACCCTGGATACACGTAGCATTTGAAAATGCGGCTGCAGTTGCCTCAGGCATAGAAAGAGCCCTGAAAGCCAAGGGCAAAAAGGACATAAACGTGGTAGCATTCGCAGGTGACGGTGGAACAGCAGACATAGGCATGCAAGCCCTCTCAGGGGCCATGGAAAGGGGGCATAACATCATCTACATCTGTTACGATAACGAAGCATACATGAACACAGGAATACAAAGAAGCGGAGCAACACCCTACGGCGCATCAACCACAACATCACCCCCCGGTAAAAAGAGCTTCGGCGAAGACAGGCCAAAAAAGAACATGCCATTCATCATGGCAGCCCATGGAGTACCCTACGTGGCAACAGCATCAATATCATACCCCGAAGATTTCATGAAAAAAGTTAAAAAAGCCAAGGAAACAGAAGGACCAGCATACATACACCTACACCAACCATGCACAACAGGATGGGGATTCGACCCATCAAAGACAATAGAAATAGGGAGACTAGCAGTAGAAACAGGCGCCTGGCTATTATACGAGATAGAAGAGGGAGAATTCAAGATCACATATAGGCCAATCCAACGGAAGCCAGTCACAGAATACCTAGAGGTCCAGAGAAGATTCAAACACTTAAAAGAGAAAGAAAAAGCCAAAATACAAGAGTATATAGACAAGATATGTGCAGAGCTCAGAATATAATTTGGAGGATAAAAAGTTGAAGAAAATCCTAAGCCAACCAGAACTATGTGACGGTTGCAGAGACTGCGAAGAAGCCTGCGAAAAACTCTATGGAGCGCCTAGGATAATGATACGTGAAATAAACGGCACATACTATCCCATCATATGTCAACAATGCGAAGATGCGCCCTGCAAGGCAATCTGCCCCACCGAAGCAATCAATGAAACCATAGACCCAGAAAGGTGTATAGGCTGCGGACTCTGCATGATAGTATGCCCATTCGGGGCCATAGTACTATCAGAGAGAAAAGCCCAAAAATGCAACCAATGCCCCAAAATAGACACACCAGCTTGCATAAAAGCCTGCTCCAAGAGAGCTCTTTCCATAGTAGACGCTGAAAAACTAAAACTCGAAAAACAGGAAAAACACATAGCAAAGATGGCAGGAACCGCGAAACCAAAACTCGACATCATAAATCTAGTCTCAAAAACCAAAAAAGCT encodes:
- a CDS encoding DUF1932 domain-containing protein, whose protein sequence is MGFIGFGEVASTMALKLLDGGVEVLTATRGRSERTRRLAHDLGVTECDDIVDVSRRSDMVISAVTPGVAVKVAREVGDHVRGVYVDVNNIAPSTVKKALSYIMNGKVVDAAIMGRISRDLGVKILASGDYAHEFARLNDYGFNIEVRGVEVGDASALKMLRSSYTKGVSALLWETLLAAYRMGLDGDLLEILEETEGAGFRERAISRVISSAYHSQRRYEEMKDVESFLSENITPIMLKCTSKTFKRIIRGLDDIGMVFEDYGRIFDHVKGL
- a CDS encoding damage-control phosphatase ARMT1 family protein; this encodes MRVYYECAPCFLRQAREALDLATDDEKLKFKIMKRIISLLDSTFKEGAVSNEIGTSIHRLIKKMTGNRDPYASEKRRCNKIAQDFLPIARKFLEDNENLEDFVKVAITGNIIDFGALGLEFDHEKVVVESLNSPLEVNHTRILEEDLKKSSRVLYLADNTGEIIFDKLLIEKLLDYDVSVTVAVKDEPILNDACVEDALEAGLNKIADIVTTGTDSVGVIYHEFSDEFRKIFDNSQVIIAKGLGNYEGLTEAPLDKKPVFCLLNAKCTAIAKDIGVRVGSNVMIKIN
- a CDS encoding MoaD/ThiS family protein — encoded protein: MKFTLIIDDEKKAMKIKEKLTIKDVLKDFDIPLEAVVVKKNGEIVVEEEQVDDGDIIEVIRVIYGG
- a CDS encoding TIGR00269 family protein translates to MLCTKCGSENVIIHRKYSGQHLCKECFIKTLQRKVLKDIKKYKLIKKDDRVLVALSGGKDSTTVLDILSILSERNIIELEAITVNEGIGDYREKGIEYASKTCRELGIPQHIFSFKKHFKITIDEIMALNPSRKACTYCGVLRRWILNKEAKKLGADKIATGHNLDDEVQAIVMNYLEGNIENLTRIGPATYSQKFVTKIKPLREIPEEEVTAYVMAKGLNVHLEECPYRKTSFRKKIGTILTGLRKDHPTILYSTLRGHEKIRKALEKELKEESILRECVRCGQPSTRDLCRACTLLGEIGRLQDEIHSHNR
- a CDS encoding dihydropteroate synthase-like protein; this encodes MKVLIITGKLAGELVIKASSTKKHDVHVHIADILIAAFLTPRRIINEIKKLDDSIISDLDLILIPGLIPRDASIITKETGIPAYKGPTDAADLPIVLDLLDRLKLSPKKAADRLIEEEQRKRALKFIKDFEEDEKKREKLLKKEENILVGELPVGRDFPMRVLAEVAKAPFLKKEQLVKQVNYLMKSGADIIDIRTIPGEDLSKQIPEIIRTVKRVAGNLPVSIDTLNPDEIEVAVKAGADLVLSLDHGNYKEVLPLLEEKNIPAVILPTDYNRGWIPETAEEKVKSLESLKRKCKSIDVIPDPILDPVNSKSIVDSIKACREYTSRNPEPIFFGAGNVAELIDVDSTGVNALLAGMGMELGAGILFTPEVSGKNKGSAYELAVASRMMFLAKNRKSIPKNLGIDLILFKDKRKHEKVKEKIEVPIIEAQGGIEFIQDKAGSFKILVEDDKIKVIHYKNMEPQIALVSDNAKKLYEEIIKKNLVTRLEHAAYLGAELQKAEIALVTGKDYRQDLELFRKPFKL
- the porC gene encoding pyruvate synthase subunit PorC, which encodes MIEIRFHGRGGQGAVTAAEILAKAAFEDGKYSQAFPFFGVERRGAPVMAFTRLDEKPIRRRHQIYNPDYVVVLDDGLLEVVDVFAGLKTNGAVIINTREQPQTPPGAKKYTIDATGIALEILGRPIVNTTMLGAFAGATGEVTIDAIIKIIKETFPGKIGEKNAEAAKKAYEKLKG
- the porD gene encoding pyruvate synthase subunit PorD is translated as MEIGATVKEPGSTRRNKTGSWRTFKPILDKEKCIECDNCILFCPDACINPEYEIDYDYCKGCGICAEECPVKAIKMERER
- the porA gene encoding pyruvate synthase subunit PorA, translated to MTLKIISTNRAVAEAVKLAKPQVIPVYPITPQTSISEYLAQFVANGELEAEYIRVESEHSAMSACIGASATGVRVFTATSSQGLALMHEMLFAAAGLRNPIVMANANRSLSAPLSIWNDHQDSIAERDSGWIQVYVESAQEAFDSMLISYKVSENKKVLLPSMVCLDGFILTHTVEPVEILPEEEVDNFLPEYKPEHAILDPENPMSLGTFTDPNYYMEARYQIEEATQNSKKIIEKVNKEFNETFNRKYNFVEEYKCEDAEIVLVAMGSLCSTLKELVDEFRKEGKKVGLLKVRVYRPFPDKEIYNAIKDADKIAVLDKNITFSMGGALYTDMMAKIHDKEIYNFILGLGGRDITPQNIKEIVEKTEKPEKDITWIGLKEES
- the porB gene encoding pyruvate synthase subunit PorB, with the protein product MEIPKEELLAPGHRGCAGCGATLGVRLALKVLGKNTIAVSATGCLEVITTPYPETAWEIPWIHVAFENAAAVASGIERALKAKGKKDINVVAFAGDGGTADIGMQALSGAMERGHNIIYICYDNEAYMNTGIQRSGATPYGASTTTSPPGKKSFGEDRPKKNMPFIMAAHGVPYVATASISYPEDFMKKVKKAKETEGPAYIHLHQPCTTGWGFDPSKTIEIGRLAVETGAWLLYEIEEGEFKITYRPIQRKPVTEYLEVQRRFKHLKEKEKAKIQEYIDKICAELRI
- a CDS encoding 4Fe-4S dicluster domain-containing protein, which codes for MKKILSQPELCDGCRDCEEACEKLYGAPRIMIREINGTYYPIICQQCEDAPCKAICPTEAINETIDPERCIGCGLCMIVCPFGAIVLSERKAQKCNQCPKIDTPACIKACSKRALSIVDAEKLKLEKQEKHIAKMAGTAKPKLDIINLVSKTKKAEEKLK